In Anopheles arabiensis isolate DONGOLA chromosome 2, AaraD3, whole genome shotgun sequence, the genomic window ACACGTTTAAGTGGTTTACAAGTGAAATTATCATGACATATTGGAACGATTGTACGGTTGTATTGTAGAAAAGGGGTTTATTTACTTCGCACCTTAACGTTGCCCGAAGCTTAACTTAAGCCAAGGGAAACTAAAACTGACACACGAGCCATCACGAACGGCCACGAGGATACTAAGAATAGTAACATCCATTCTCCGCTTATGCGCTTAACTGCATTCGCGCAGCCTTATTTTTAGACCAactaaattgtgttttgttgtgaatGACAatcctgtgtgtatgtgtacgttTGTCGCTCGTTTGTTTACCTCCCAATGCAGGAAATCTCAACCGACACACCGATTTCCGCTAATCACATTATACCATTTCCTTATCTTGTTCAATCAACGCGTACAATGCAGCGTACAATAGACCAATTTCGCGTAACGTTATGCCCACAATCGCAAGGTTGTTGGAAGCGCATTCAACGCGCTTTTATCTTATCGCTTCGATATGAACTCCGTCATagctttccctttttgctgacCTTCGTTGTGTCGGGTGCCGGTGTTTCGAATACGTTGTCCTCCGGTTCCGGAATAATCTTCTGCACAAAGTCGATAACGCGCACCAGCTGATCGCGCTTGATTTCGTGCAGCGCGGTACGATGCGGTACGAACTGACCACGCACACCCAGCTTGGCCAGCTCATCGAACGTGGTCTGTCCCCATTCCGGCGGTACCAGCGTGTCCCGCTCGCCGTGCATCATCAGCAGCTCCGGCAGGTGCTCGTCCTGCGCAACACCTTCCAGCGAATCGTACACGATACTTCCGGTGTTAAGGAATGACGAAATGGCAAACACACCGCCCAAATCGCGATTCAGATGGTAGCCGGCGTGCATGGCCAGTGCGCCGCCCATCGAGAAACCGCCGACGACGATCCGGTTCAGCGGCACGCCGGCAGCCAGCTCGCGCACCAGCATCTCGTTCACCGTGTCGTAGATCGAGGCAAGCGATGTCCGTATTTCCGGGCAGTCCATCTCAATGCGCTTACGGTTGAACCACACGTTCGAGTTTTCGCCCCCCATCGGGGTGTACGGTTGTACCGGTGCTGTCGGGATGATCACCTTGATGTGGGGAAACTCCATATCCCGGCCCAGCAGAAACCGAATCCATTCCGTCAATCCATTGCCAGTGTCGCCTGTGAAATGGACGGTCCGACGGGCACGATCAGTTAATGGTCGATGCGGggttttttgaattttaaatcacAACTATGTTGACCTTATGCCCCCGGCCTAGGTGCTCCCTTTGCGCTCGGTACGGTTTTTACATAACACTCACCAGAACCATGAAAGAAGATTAACGTGCCAGCATGTTTCTTGCCCGTCGGATTGAACACCTTCTCTATCAATCGCATTACGCTAAGATTGGTTAATGAAGCTTGGgctgagcaaacaaaaatgataTCGTACGCAAAGCGGTTACAACACTAATGAATAACAAAATCTTTTCgaacaaacgaaagaaaacacGACGTGCACGATTTGGTGGCCGATTTCGTGTTGGTGTCGGTGCTGcagaatgtaaacaaacccttCATAGTGGGTCTATTTGTCAATGTTACGGACATTATCAAgatatttaatattgaaatttGCTATGGAAATTTTGTTTCTATcagttatttaaaataatttgatCGTTTTATATGATTTATAGGCTCATACAAATTTAATTCGAACGAATATTGCACACAGACAGCATCGACCACAGTGCAACGCTATGCTGTCAGTTTGTATACGTTAAAATGTGCTGTCGGCTGTCGGTTGCACGTGCGCTTAGCGGGACCACGTGCAGTCTTTataccaaaaattgatgtatttatgCCGCATATGTTTTTATTCGATTGAATGCGTGTAGAAATGCGCCAGAAACTCTCCGTGGTTAACAACCAACAGAGTCAGGTCACCCCAACGCTCAACCTGGACCGGTTGAAGTGTGCTGATGTGGCGGAGGGGTATGCGACAGCGCTCGGGAAAGCGCTACCggccgacaacaacatcgccgCGATGCCCCTCGCAGATCACAGGCGTATAGTGGAACGAGCCATCAGCACTGCAGCCGAACACAAGATCGGCCGCTTATCACGTAGGGAGAAAAAGGAATGGTTCGACGAAGAGTGCAGACGAGCACTATCCGAGAAGAATGCAGCGCGCGCCCGCATGCTACGGCATGAAACCCGTCAGAACGTGGAGATCTACAGACGACTGAGGAAACAGCAAACCCTGCTCTTCCAAGCCAAACGGTGCCGTTTTGAAGATTCAGATGAACAGCTGGTGGAGCAGCAAGCCCAGTCGGGATACACCCGCTTGTTCTACAGGAGATTGAAGGAGGCACGGAGCGGGTAGGTTCCTAAAACCGCAATGTGCCGGGATGCGGAAGGAAATCTCCTGACGGACGAGTGGGAGTTGATCGAAAGGTGGAAGTGCTACTACGAAGGACATCTGAATGGAGCAGAGGCAGGAGAGGCTGGACAGAACAGGCAGAACAAGGCAAccaccacagcaacagcacagcagcaacaacagcaccagcatcgGTATAGACAACGAGGTGCCCCTGCCATCTCTGAATGAGCTTGCCAGCGCCATTAAGCAGCTTAAGAGCAATAAGTTTGCCGGCAGCGATGGACCGGCGGCCTAGCTCCTCAAGATGGGACCGGAGAGGCTTACCGTCGAAATGCATCAGCTGATCGTGAAAGTCTGGGAGCAGGAGGAACTACCGGAGGAGTGGAAGCTGGGTGTTATTCACCCTGTCTACAAAATAGGGCGAGAGGCTGGATTGCTCGAATTTCCGAGCCATCATAGTCCTGAATGCCGCCTACAAGATCCTGTCCCAGATCCTGTTCTTCAGACTTGCGCCCCTTGCTACAAATTTTGTCGGcagctaccaagctgggtttgttggaggcaaatcCACCACCGACCAAATTTTTACTCTACGTCAGATCTTCCAGAATTGCCGAGAACCCCAGATCCCTACGCATCACCTGTTtatcgacttcaaggcggcctacgaTACCATAGACCCGAAGGAATTATGGagcatcatgcagcggtaccacttccctgggaagttgatccggctgttagagcccaccatgaacggggtgcagtgcaaggtgagagtgtcgaacttgacgtcggaatcgttcgaatctcacaggggtctgaggcaaggtgaTGGACActcctgtctgctcttcaacatcgccctGGAAGGTGGCTTTCGAGGCGCAGGGCTAGACCACGACATCCGTGGCACAATCCTCTACCGatctctccaatttcttggcttcgcggatgacatcggcAGGACATCAacgaaggtgtgtgaggcgtacacccgactcaaaTGCGAAGCAGCAAGTATTGGATTGGCATTGGCTcgggcatgtcatgaggatgccagactcatgccccaccaagaaggtgctTGGCAGCGATCCTCAGTTCGGCATAAAGCGCAGGGGaacacagcgaactcgatggctggatcaggtgaagcgagacctgacggagatcgggtgtctacatggatgggaggctgcagccagggaccgagcatcctggagaataattgttgaccgggccatgtcccatcgacgtgctctatcgtgagcaggccaataagagagagagagagagagagagagagagagagagagagagagagagagagagagagagagagagagaaagagagagagagagagagagagagagagagagagagagagagcgtgtatAAATACACGAATTAAATGTAAAGTAGTTTTATGGGTAAGTAATTCCATTGCGAAAAAATCGTTTGATTAAAGACAAATGTTCCTACGGTTGTCATTGTTCTTGTTTCGTGtgtccattttttattttgtttgcattacaataaattaattcTTACATTAAGCTTACGGAATAAAACATCGAAAGATATCGAAGTTCAGTACATGGAAATAAACATTGTCTCTCACGGTGAtgaaagttaaaaaaacacacacacacgcgcgcgccacGCAGAAACACCAACTTAACGGTGCAACGATGTGTAAAAAAACATCGGTTggatttttttgcttcctctttATGACTAGAATGTATGCGATTGCACCGAGTCTGTGTAGTGTAGCGGAGCTCTGCTAGAACGCTCTAGAATCGGGTAATTTTGTTCGGCGAAATGGATGTGATCGAGTCGGAACAGCTGTACGGATTGGAGATGCCGTAAAAGTTGGGTGCTATGTGGGTCACGTTGCCCACCGGTCGATCCATCGGAGATACGAGCGTGCCATTATGATTGCCGCCAATCGTGCCATTGCTGGTGCTCATGGTAATGGTGCCATTTTCCTGCCGCAAGCGTCGCTGGCCCCGCAGTGGTAGCGTTGGAATTTCGCTGTTTGCCGAGTACGCCTCGTCGAGGTCCTGATCCATCACGAAACTATCGTCCGTGGGTGATCGTTGGCGCATTGCCGGATTGACGCATTCATAGACACtctaaaaaatgaaaaagcatAAAGATGTAGGACCAATTCGTATTCGCCATAACACACTCCTAGCTACTTACCTGGTCCGAAATGAACTGATTTGCTTGGGCAAAGGCGAGCGACGTGAGCGAGGGTAGCGCTTGCACCAGATCCGATCGTGCGATGCTGCGCACCATCAGGAAGCAGCGCGGTATCATGATACCCACCAGCACGGCCAGCGCAGTGGCAACCATGCCGAGCGAAATGGCCGCTTCCCGCCATTCGTACCCGAACATGCAGAGCGGAATCCAAACCGTCCAGATAACCAAACACAGCACCGATCCCGTGACGAGCAGCAGCCCCTCCCGGTAGTTGCGCTGCGAGCGGAAAATGAACGGCGCAAGGAAGATGAGCgacaccagcagcacaccgtCGTACGCAATCACCGCCCAGAACCAGTGGCCGTAGTAAATCTCGCCGCAGGAGATGCTGTGTGCGTTCGCGTGCAGCACGATCACGAGCTGTGTGGACAGCCCGAGCTGCACCAGCGTGCTGAAGCCGCAGATGACGCTCTGGATGTAGCCATTGATATGCGATAGGAAGCCACCCTCGCTGCCGATCGAGGCGAGCATGATCGCacggcacagcagcagcgagaaCGTCATGCAGTAGCACATGGACACGAGGAAGATCTTCACCGTGCAGTGCGCGTTCCAGGTCAGCATCGTGTCCGTCCGATGGCCCGCCAGATCCGTCGTGTAGCCCGTGTACTCCAGGCTGAACGGTATGAAGGCGGCAAACTGCAGTATCAAGCTTATCAGCAACAAAATGCTACCGAGCGGGTGCCCCTCCAGGATGTCGTCCATGCAGACGCGCACGATCAGAAAGATCAGTATCGCGGCGCAGAGCAGTATGCCCAGCGACGATACGGTAAGGCCGGCCGCAACCCACGCCTCCATCTTGAGCTGCCAGTACATGTCGCCGTACTCCTCCGCGTCGGTGGACGTGCCGTAGTACACCGGGGGCCGATGGTGCCGCTCGATGAAATCCGGATGGCGTATTTCGAACTCTTTCGCGCAGTAAAAGATCGTGCCGAGCTTCGACGGTGCGTCCGGGCTGGTCGCTAGCCGCCCGTACACGGTCGTGTAGTTGGTGATCGCGTTCGAGCTGGCGACTAACTTCAGCTCGGTCGCGTCTGGATCCGCATCGGCGGTGGCTGCTGGCTCGGTATCGTTTGCACGAACGTGCACGATGGTTCGTTTCTGCCGCAGCTCGAACTTAATcgactgggtggcattcttcaGCTGGAGATGGTTGAGTACCTCCGTGCTTGATCGTTTCGCATGATACTTCCAATTGTTCATACACTCGATGCTGGCATTGCGACAGTCGCTTCCAGGGCGGTTCAGCAGATCGATCACCTCCAGCAACAGCCCGCCAGTGACGAGCAGTTCCGAGCCGCGGATGCTGGTGCCGTACCGTTCCCAGGAGTGACCGAGCGAGGCCACATTCAGCTCTGCTTCCGCAATCACGTAAGCACCAACAGGAAGAtctaaaacacaaacacgacaCCAAAGATGCATGTTAATGAGTGCAGATTCAGAAGGTTTGCCTAAACCAACGACCAGAAAGGGGTTCAACTCACCAGGAAGATACAAACGATCGTGCGCGGTGAGGACGAGCACAAGCGTACCGTTGATGGCAAAGCTGATGGCCGGTTCCAGGCCCAGCTGGATGTAGATGGTGTCGCTGCTGGGGTAGTTCTCGAGACAGAGATGCTCGTGCCGGCAAATGGCATTGAAGCGGGTGGACAGCTCGTTCGAGCCCGAGTACACCATGGCGGACGAGTTGCCGTTCGTCCAGGGCAGCTCGTACAGCAGGTGGGCCGCTTTGGTGAACAGGGCATCGTTTGTCGACGGAAGCGGGAAGATGTTGTAATCCAGCGTTTCGGACAGCAGCCGCACCGAGGGCCAGAGCCGCGGGCTGACGAAAATGCCGATCGTGTTGGTGGAACACTCCTTAAGGATGTTCACTTCCTGCTGGAGTGTTCGCTGGCTGAGGGAGATGTTGAGGAGGTGAATGATGTTCAAACCTAATGCAGGAGGAAGTGGAACAAATCAAACGTTCTCGATTAGCCGTGTATTGCGGTCACTGgaacacacagagacacagtCGTCTCGTTGACCCATATTGACCCAAACAATGTGACCGGGCAGGTCAGTGGAATATATTATATTGTACCCTTAGTTCGATTCACCTTACCTATACTAGCGTCTCCCCCGCTGGCCAACAGTCGAAGGTCATTGATGCGATCGATCGCTAGCAGCGTTGCCCCAAAATCATCCGTCTCCATCATCACCGTTAGCATCAGGTCACCTTCGAGCCGATACATCCGGTAGCCGTACTGTGCTGCATGTAGCTCCACGTCCTCATTCTCACCACTGGCCGGAGGTAGCTCCTGTCCAGCACCACTTCTTGCACTGAGCAGCTGTACCTGGGGCTCCGATGTACGCTGGCTCCTTTCCGCCCGTATCGTTGGTACCGATGCAAACGTCCGCTGATGCCGATAGCGCTCCAAATTGCCAGTGCGAGCCAGGTCTATGAACGGACGGCCGGTACAGTTGCTTTCCGTGCTTTGGAACTCTGTTGCATCCTCTGCAATcgatgctggtgttgttgttgttgcgttagTTACCATTGGACGGGTGGTGACATTTCCAATGAGATGATCTTCCGTCGGTTCCGTCAGCAGCTTTGGCGATGTGTTTGAACTCGTTTCATACTGATTGTTACTGGCAGCTGTAACTACCATCGATTGTTGAGCGTCTTCTGCACTTTGAGCACTTAACCCTTCCATTTCTTGTGAGCTGGAAGAAGTTTCAGTCGAACTGTTTGGATGATCCGGCTGTGAGTTATTGGAGCTGGAGACATCTTCGCTCGACAGGAAGCTACTCTCCGAGGTGAAACTTTCTTCCGACAG contains:
- the LOC120897455 gene encoding lysophospholipase-like protein 1 — translated: MRLIEKVFNPTGKKHAGTLIFFHGSGDTGNGLTEWIRFLLGRDMEFPHIKVIIPTAPVQPYTPMGGENSNVWFNRKRIEMDCPEIRTSLASIYDTVNEMLVRELAAGVPLNRIVVGGFSMGGALAMHAGYHLNRDLGGVFAISSFLNTGSIVYDSLEGVAQDEHLPELLMMHGERDTLVPPEWGQTTFDELAKLGVRGQFVPHRTALHEIKRDQLVRVIDFVQKIIPEPEDNVFETPAPDTTKVSKKGKL
- the LOC120897439 gene encoding protein bride of sevenless, producing the protein MIMAPGKWWHWSTRRAYVACLIGIVLTLCQTIPHAKGQRDNGSLVVVQALPPSYFSVTMPTATEPLLRHKASTEPAELSEESFTSESSFLSSEDVSSSNNSQPDHPNSSTETSSSSQEMEGLSAQSAEDAQQSMVVTAASNNQYETSSNTSPKLLTEPTEDHLIGNVTTRPMVTNATTTTPASIAEDATEFQSTESNCTGRPFIDLARTGNLERYRHQRTFASVPTIRAERSQRTSEPQVQLLSARSGAGQELPPASGENEDVELHAAQYGYRMYRLEGDLMLTVMMETDDFGATLLAIDRINDLRLLASGGDASIGLNIIHLLNISLSQRTLQQEVNILKECSTNTIGIFVSPRLWPSVRLLSETLDYNIFPLPSTNDALFTKAAHLLYELPWTNGNSSAMVYSGSNELSTRFNAICRHEHLCLENYPSSDTIYIQLGLEPAISFAINGTLVLVLTAHDRLYLPDLPVGAYVIAEAELNVASLGHSWERYGTSIRGSELLVTGGLLLEVIDLLNRPGSDCRNASIECMNNWKYHAKRSSTEVLNHLQLKNATQSIKFELRQKRTIVHVRANDTEPAATADADPDATELKLVASSNAITNYTTVYGRLATSPDAPSKLGTIFYCAKEFEIRHPDFIERHHRPPVYYGTSTDAEEYGDMYWQLKMEAWVAAGLTVSSLGILLCAAILIFLIVRVCMDDILEGHPLGSILLLISLILQFAAFIPFSLEYTGYTTDLAGHRTDTMLTWNAHCTVKIFLVSMCYCMTFSLLLCRAIMLASIGSEGGFLSHINGYIQSVICGFSTLVQLGLSTQLVIVLHANAHSISCGEIYYGHWFWAVIAYDGVLLVSLIFLAPFIFRSQRNYREGLLLVTGSVLCLVIWTVWIPLCMFGYEWREAAISLGMVATALAVLVGIMIPRCFLMVRSIARSDLVQALPSLTSLAFAQANQFISDQSVYECVNPAMRQRSPTDDSFVMDQDLDEAYSANSEIPTLPLRGQRRLRQENGTITMSTSNGTIGGNHNGTLVSPMDRPVGNVTHIAPNFYGISNPYSCSDSITSISPNKITRF